In Pseudomonas sp. PDM14, a genomic segment contains:
- a CDS encoding TolC family protein, giving the protein MHSKRYCAGWPVAAALAATVLALPSLAAPLTLGEALRLSEDNAPSLIAQAAKLQAANSAAIPAGELPDPKLLLGVQNYPVGGPDRWSIDQDFMTMQMVGVMQEVPSRDKRQARIEVAEAAIERASAESQVERLNVRQATALAWISSYSVERKQELFQDFFRENRLLVDTVRAQIAGGRAQAADAVTPRQEAALLDEQQDELIRLRAQARAALRRWIGPAADQPLAGGLPEWPIDASGYAQKLQHHPALTAFEPMTREAQAKVREAVAEKTSDWSWEVDYQHRGREFGDMVSVQFSVDLPLFPDSRQNPQIAAKHAELNQLEAEREVLSREHAQQLEEDLAEYQRLNRAVRRSQEQLLPLAQEKVELSMASYRAGKGDLAAVIGARRELIEARLKHIDFEEQRALTSARLYFTYGEKHP; this is encoded by the coding sequence ATGCACTCCAAACGCTATTGCGCAGGTTGGCCCGTCGCGGCTGCCCTGGCGGCAACCGTGCTGGCATTGCCGAGCCTGGCCGCCCCCCTGACGCTCGGTGAGGCCTTGCGTCTGAGCGAGGACAATGCCCCTTCGCTCATCGCTCAGGCCGCCAAGCTGCAAGCCGCAAACAGTGCCGCCATTCCGGCTGGCGAATTACCCGATCCGAAATTACTGCTGGGCGTACAGAACTACCCCGTTGGTGGTCCCGACCGCTGGAGCATCGACCAGGACTTCATGACCATGCAGATGGTCGGGGTCATGCAGGAGGTGCCCAGCCGCGACAAGCGCCAGGCACGCATCGAAGTGGCCGAAGCCGCCATTGAGCGAGCCTCGGCCGAAAGCCAGGTCGAGCGCCTCAACGTCCGTCAGGCGACCGCTCTGGCCTGGATCAGCAGCTACTCGGTGGAACGTAAACAGGAACTGTTCCAGGATTTCTTTCGCGAGAATCGCCTGCTGGTAGATACCGTTCGCGCACAGATCGCCGGCGGTCGAGCGCAGGCTGCCGATGCGGTGACACCGAGACAGGAAGCAGCCCTGCTGGATGAACAGCAGGATGAGCTGATCCGCCTGCGAGCGCAGGCTCGTGCCGCGCTGCGGCGCTGGATCGGCCCAGCCGCCGATCAGCCGCTAGCCGGCGGCTTGCCGGAGTGGCCCATCGATGCCTCGGGTTATGCCCAAAAGCTGCAACATCACCCTGCACTGACGGCCTTCGAGCCGATGACCCGCGAGGCACAAGCCAAGGTGCGCGAGGCCGTAGCGGAGAAAACCTCAGACTGGAGCTGGGAAGTCGATTACCAACACCGTGGCCGAGAGTTCGGCGACATGGTCAGTGTGCAGTTCAGCGTCGATCTACCGCTATTCCCCGATTCCCGGCAGAACCCCCAGATAGCCGCCAAACACGCCGAACTGAACCAGCTGGAAGCCGAGCGCGAAGTCCTCTCCCGTGAGCATGCCCAGCAGTTGGAAGAGGATCTTGCCGAATACCAACGGCTGAACCGTGCAGTGCGCCGCAGTCAGGAGCAACTACTGCCCCTGGCTCAGGAAAAGGTGGAGCTGAGCATGGCCAGCTACCGCGCTGGCAAAGGCGACCTAGCCGCCGTCATCGGCGCCCGTCGCGAACTGATCGAGGCACGCCTCAAACATATCGACTTTGAGGAGCAGCGAGCCCTAACCAGTGCCCGCCTGTATTTCACCTACGGGGAGAAACACCCATGA
- a CDS encoding efflux RND transporter periplasmic adaptor subunit, translating into MTSRIWKGPALVGLSLALGVAGGYWFAQPRMSGMSSAPTEPAAATQDERKVLYWYDPMVPQQRFDKPGKSPFMDMQLVPQYADAEADSAVVSIDPSLTQNFGLRLAKVTRGSLASSLEAVGVLALNERDIAVVQARAAGFVERVYARAPGDVLKANAALADLLIPEWAAAQEEFLALRRSGDSELLAAVRQRLRLTGMPAGLIAQVERSGKAQPILTLTSPIGGVLQELNARAGMTVAVGDTLARVNGLSSVWLAVAVPEVEAGAITVGQPVEARLPALPGELLSGTISAILPETNPDSRTVRVRVELPNPDGRLRPGLTAQVRLNRSTEQSLLWVPSEAVIRTGRRVLVMLAEDAGRYRPVEVQLGQEHDGQTVVLKGLEEGQQVVASGQFLLDSEASLKGIVASTEPMPEPAAVTPALHEAEGQIVEISHEGVTLAHGPFKTLGMPGMTMSFPLADHALAQGLKVGDKVRVAVRQTEDGLLVERLQKLGSQP; encoded by the coding sequence ATGACCTCGCGAATCTGGAAAGGACCGGCGTTGGTCGGCTTGTCGCTGGCCCTCGGCGTTGCCGGCGGTTACTGGTTCGCTCAGCCGCGCATGAGTGGGATGTCCAGCGCTCCCACCGAGCCGGCAGCCGCCACGCAAGACGAACGCAAGGTGCTCTATTGGTACGACCCGATGGTTCCGCAGCAACGGTTCGACAAGCCGGGCAAGTCGCCCTTTATGGACATGCAACTGGTGCCCCAGTACGCCGATGCGGAGGCGGACAGTGCCGTTGTCAGCATCGATCCGAGCCTGACCCAGAACTTCGGCCTGCGCCTGGCCAAAGTCACCCGCGGCTCCCTCGCCAGCAGTCTGGAGGCGGTCGGTGTTCTGGCGCTCAACGAACGCGATATTGCCGTGGTGCAGGCGCGGGCCGCGGGCTTTGTCGAGCGGGTCTATGCCCGCGCGCCAGGAGATGTGCTCAAGGCCAATGCAGCACTGGCCGACCTGTTGATCCCGGAATGGGCCGCCGCCCAAGAGGAATTCCTGGCACTTAGGCGCAGTGGCGACAGCGAGCTGCTGGCGGCGGTACGCCAACGCTTGCGCCTCACCGGTATGCCGGCGGGATTGATTGCCCAGGTGGAGCGCAGTGGTAAGGCCCAGCCGATCCTGACCCTCACCAGCCCCATTGGCGGAGTGCTGCAGGAACTGAATGCACGTGCGGGCATGACCGTGGCAGTCGGCGACACCCTGGCCCGAGTTAACGGCCTGAGTAGCGTCTGGCTCGCAGTGGCCGTTCCGGAGGTCGAAGCTGGGGCGATTACCGTTGGCCAACCCGTCGAGGCTCGCCTGCCAGCCCTCCCGGGGGAATTGCTCAGTGGCACGATCAGCGCCATTCTGCCCGAGACGAATCCGGACAGTCGCACCGTGCGCGTGCGTGTCGAACTGCCCAACCCAGACGGCCGCCTCAGGCCGGGATTGACGGCGCAGGTGCGCTTGAACCGGTCGACTGAGCAAAGCCTGTTGTGGGTGCCGAGCGAGGCAGTCATCCGCACCGGCCGGCGTGTCCTGGTGATGCTGGCCGAAGACGCTGGGCGCTACCGTCCGGTTGAGGTGCAGCTGGGGCAAGAGCACGATGGCCAAACGGTGGTACTGAAGGGACTTGAAGAAGGCCAGCAGGTGGTCGCCTCCGGGCAGTTCCTGCTCGATTCCGAGGCCAGCCTCAAGGGCATAGTCGCGAGTACTGAGCCAATGCCGGAGCCGGCCGCCGTCACTCCTGCCTTGCATGAGGCCGAGGGGCAAATCGTCGAGATCAGTCACGAAGGAGTGACCCTCGCCCATGGTCCGTTCAAGACCCTGGGCATGCCCGGCATGACCATGAGCTTCCCACTGGCCGACCACGCCCTGGCGCAGGGCCTCAAAGTGGGTGACAAAGTCCGTGTGGCGGTGCGCCAAACCGAGGATGGGCTGCTAGTTGAGCGCCTGCAGAAGCTCGGGAGCCAGCCATGA
- a CDS encoding efflux RND transporter permease subunit, translated as MIAALIRWSVANRFLVLLATLFATAWGVWSVQSTPIDALPDLSDVQVIIRTPYPGQAPQIVENQVTYPLATTMLSVPGAKTVRGYSFFGDSFVYVIFEDGTDLYWARSRVLEYLSQIQSRLPASAKPALGPDATGVGWIYQYALVDRSGGHDLAQLRALQDWFLKFELKTLANVAEVATVGGMVKQYQVVLDPLRLASLGITQAEVIEAIGRANQETGGAVLEMAEAEFMVRASGYLKTLNDFRAIPLRLGAGGVPVTLGDVATIQLGPEMRRGISELDGEGETVGGVVILRSGKNARETIAAVKAKLDELKGSLPAGVEVVTTYDRSKLIDRAVENLSHKLLEEFIVVALVCAVFLWHLRSSLVAIISLPIGILIAFIVMRYQGLNANIMSLGGIAIAIGAMVDAAVVMIENAHKKVEAWHAAHPGEELQGEHHWQVMTEAATEVGPALFFCLLIITLSFIPVFTLEAQEGRLFGPLAFTKTYAMAAAAGLSVTLVPVLMGYWIRGRIPTEQQNPLNRWLIRLYQPALDAVLRRPKVTLLVALLVFLSALWPISRLGGEFLPPLDEGDLLYMPSALPGLSAQKASQLLQLTDRLIKTVPEVEHVFGKAGRAETATDPAPLEMFETTIQFKPREQWRPGMTQEQLVAELDRVVRVPGLTNIWIPPIRNRIDMLATGIKSPIGVKVAGSNLTEIDQVTQAIERAAKSVEGVSSALAERLTGGRYIDVDIDRQAAARYELNISDVQAIVASAIGGENVGETIEGLARFPINVRYPREWRDSLSALEQLPIYTPLGNQITLGTVAKIKVNDGPPMLKSENARPSGWVYIDVRGRDIASVVADLRQVVGEQVKLQPGMSLSYSGQFEFLERANARLKLVVPATLLIIFVLLYLTFARFDEALLIMATLPFALTGGVWFLYLLGFNLSVATGVGFIALAGVAAEFGVIMLLYLKNAWAEREDAGDRTEHGLLAAIREGAVQRVRPKIMTVAVIVAGLLPILWGSGTGSEVMSRIAAPMVGGMVTAPLLSLFVIPAAYRLLRRRHLPAVSLVHQGEVV; from the coding sequence ATGATCGCAGCCCTTATCCGCTGGTCGGTCGCCAACCGCTTTCTGGTGCTGCTGGCCACCCTGTTCGCCACGGCCTGGGGTGTCTGGTCGGTGCAAAGCACGCCCATCGATGCGCTACCGGATCTCTCCGACGTGCAGGTGATCATCCGCACCCCCTATCCGGGTCAGGCGCCACAGATCGTCGAGAATCAGGTTACCTATCCACTGGCCACCACCATGCTCTCGGTGCCGGGAGCGAAGACGGTACGCGGCTACTCCTTCTTCGGCGACAGCTTCGTCTATGTGATTTTCGAGGACGGTACCGACCTGTACTGGGCACGCTCGCGGGTACTGGAGTACCTCAGCCAGATCCAGAGTCGCCTACCAGCCAGCGCCAAGCCAGCTCTGGGGCCGGACGCCACCGGGGTCGGCTGGATCTACCAGTACGCCCTGGTGGATCGCAGCGGAGGGCACGACCTGGCGCAATTGCGCGCGCTGCAAGACTGGTTCCTCAAGTTCGAGCTGAAGACCCTGGCGAACGTCGCGGAAGTAGCAACCGTCGGCGGCATGGTCAAGCAGTACCAGGTGGTCCTCGATCCGCTCCGACTGGCCAGCCTGGGCATCACCCAGGCCGAAGTGATCGAGGCCATAGGCCGGGCCAACCAGGAAACCGGTGGAGCCGTGCTGGAGATGGCCGAAGCCGAGTTCATGGTGCGCGCTTCCGGCTACCTGAAAACACTGAATGACTTCCGCGCGATTCCACTTAGGCTCGGCGCCGGCGGCGTGCCGGTGACACTCGGCGATGTGGCGACTATCCAGCTGGGCCCGGAGATGCGTCGAGGCATCAGCGAGCTCGACGGTGAAGGTGAGACAGTCGGCGGCGTGGTGATCCTGCGTAGCGGCAAGAACGCCCGCGAGACCATTGCCGCGGTCAAGGCCAAGCTGGATGAGCTGAAGGGCAGCTTGCCGGCCGGGGTGGAAGTCGTCACCACCTACGACCGTAGCAAGCTGATCGACCGTGCCGTGGAAAACCTCAGCCACAAGCTGCTCGAGGAATTCATCGTCGTCGCCCTGGTCTGCGCGGTCTTCCTCTGGCACCTGCGTTCATCTTTGGTGGCGATAATCTCGCTGCCGATTGGCATCCTCATCGCGTTCATCGTCATGCGTTACCAAGGGCTCAACGCCAACATCATGTCCCTCGGTGGGATCGCCATCGCCATCGGCGCCATGGTCGATGCCGCCGTGGTGATGATCGAGAACGCCCACAAGAAGGTCGAGGCCTGGCACGCGGCGCATCCGGGGGAAGAGTTGCAAGGCGAGCATCACTGGCAGGTGATGACCGAAGCCGCGACTGAGGTCGGCCCAGCGCTATTCTTCTGCCTGCTAATCATCACCCTGTCGTTCATTCCGGTGTTCACCCTGGAGGCGCAAGAAGGCCGATTGTTCGGGCCGCTGGCCTTTACCAAGACCTATGCCATGGCGGCTGCCGCCGGGCTGTCGGTGACTCTGGTGCCGGTGCTGATGGGCTACTGGATTCGCGGACGAATTCCTACTGAGCAACAAAACCCGCTGAACCGCTGGTTGATCAGGCTCTATCAACCGGCCCTGGATGCGGTGCTGCGCCGCCCCAAAGTCACCCTGCTGGTGGCGTTGCTGGTGTTCCTCAGTGCGCTGTGGCCAATCTCGCGGCTGGGCGGCGAGTTCCTACCGCCGCTGGATGAGGGCGACCTGCTCTACATGCCTTCGGCCCTGCCAGGGCTGTCGGCGCAGAAGGCATCCCAGCTGCTGCAGCTGACCGATCGACTGATCAAGACGGTGCCGGAAGTCGAGCACGTGTTCGGTAAGGCTGGTCGTGCCGAAACTGCCACCGACCCTGCGCCACTGGAGATGTTCGAGACCACTATCCAGTTCAAGCCGCGCGAGCAGTGGCGGCCAGGGATGACTCAGGAGCAGCTGGTGGCGGAATTGGATCGGGTGGTACGGGTGCCGGGGTTGACCAATATCTGGATACCGCCGATCCGCAATCGCATCGACATGCTTGCCACTGGGATCAAAAGCCCAATCGGAGTGAAGGTCGCCGGCAGCAATCTGACGGAGATCGACCAGGTCACTCAAGCAATCGAGCGGGCGGCCAAGAGCGTTGAGGGCGTCAGTTCGGCCTTGGCCGAGCGCCTGACTGGCGGGCGCTATATCGATGTGGATATCGACCGTCAGGCTGCCGCGCGCTATGAGCTGAATATCTCCGATGTGCAGGCGATTGTGGCCAGCGCTATCGGTGGTGAAAACGTTGGGGAGACCATCGAGGGGCTAGCACGCTTCCCGATCAACGTGCGCTATCCGCGGGAGTGGCGCGACTCGCTCAGTGCGCTGGAGCAGCTACCGATCTACACCCCACTGGGGAACCAAATCACTCTGGGCACGGTGGCGAAGATCAAGGTCAACGACGGGCCGCCTATGCTCAAGAGTGAGAACGCCAGGCCTTCCGGCTGGGTGTATATCGACGTACGCGGCCGGGATATCGCCTCGGTGGTCGCCGACCTGCGCCAGGTCGTCGGCGAGCAGGTCAAGCTGCAGCCGGGGATGAGCCTGAGCTACTCGGGACAGTTTGAGTTCCTCGAACGAGCCAACGCACGGCTCAAGCTGGTGGTGCCAGCCACCCTGCTGATCATCTTCGTACTGCTCTATCTGACCTTCGCCCGCTTCGACGAGGCCTTGCTGATCATGGCCACGCTGCCGTTCGCCCTCACCGGCGGGGTGTGGTTCCTCTACCTGCTGGGTTTCAACCTATCGGTGGCCACCGGCGTCGGCTTTATTGCTCTGGCCGGAGTAGCAGCGGAGTTCGGCGTGATCATGCTGCTCTACCTGAAGAACGCCTGGGCCGAACGCGAAGACGCCGGTGACCGCACTGAGCACGGGCTGCTCGCCGCGATTCGCGAAGGTGCCGTGCAGCGCGTGCGCCCGAAGATCATGACCGTCGCGGTGATCGTCGCCGGCCTGCTGCCGATCCTTTGGGGCAGTGGCACCGGCAGCGAGGTGATGAGCCGCATCGCCGCGCCCATGGTCGGCGGCATGGTCACTGCCCCCCTGCTTTCCCTATTCGTCATTCCGGCGGCCTACCGCTTGCTGCGCCGCCGACACCTCCCCGCTGTATCCCTCGTTCACCAAGGAGAAGTTGTATGA